The proteins below are encoded in one region of Micromonospora yangpuensis:
- a CDS encoding DeoR/GlpR family DNA-binding transcription regulator, whose protein sequence is MDAAQRRQHILSLARRQGDVDVQKLAVDLEVAPETIRRDLSLLAQQGLVRRTHGGAYPVETARFETALQSRTTRLTVEKRRIATAAVEHLGDAESIFIDEGYTPQLVAEALPTHRPLTVVTASLHTAATLAASPSVTVLLLGGRVRGRTLATVDQWATTMLASFVIDLAFVGANGISRKHGLTTPDPAVAAVKAQVMAVARRVVFTGVHTKFGASSFCRFGDVADLDTIVTDTALPASEAHRYSLLGPVVLRV, encoded by the coding sequence GTGGACGCAGCGCAACGCCGCCAGCACATCCTGTCGCTGGCCCGTCGACAGGGCGACGTCGACGTGCAGAAGCTCGCCGTCGACCTGGAGGTCGCACCGGAGACCATCCGCCGCGACCTGAGTCTGCTGGCCCAACAGGGGCTGGTCCGCCGCACGCACGGCGGGGCGTACCCGGTGGAGACCGCGCGCTTCGAGACGGCCCTGCAGAGCCGGACCACCCGGCTGACCGTGGAGAAGCGGCGGATCGCCACCGCCGCCGTGGAGCACCTCGGTGACGCCGAGTCGATCTTCATCGACGAGGGTTACACCCCGCAACTGGTAGCCGAGGCGCTGCCCACCCACCGCCCGCTGACCGTGGTGACCGCGTCCCTGCACACCGCGGCGACGCTCGCGGCCAGCCCGAGCGTCACCGTCCTGCTGCTGGGCGGCCGGGTCCGGGGCCGCACCCTGGCCACGGTCGACCAGTGGGCCACCACCATGCTCGCCAGCTTCGTCATCGACCTGGCCTTCGTCGGGGCCAACGGCATCTCCCGCAAACACGGGCTGACCACCCCCGACCCCGCCGTGGCGGCGGTCAAGGCCCAGGTGATGGCGGTGGCCCGCCGGGTGGTCTTCACCGGCGTGCACACCAAGTTCGGCGCGAGCAGTTTCTGCCGCTTCGGGGACGTCGCGGACCTCGACACCATCGTCACCGACACCGCCCTGCCGGCGTCCGAGGCCCACCGCTACTCGCTGCTCGGTCCGGTGGTCCTGCGCGTCTGA
- a CDS encoding phosphoribosyl-ATP diphosphatase: MKTFEELFAELQAKAAAGTPGSGTVAALDKGVHFIGKKVVEEAAESWMAAEHEGPQRAAEEISQLLYQTQVLMLAAGLELKDVYRHL, encoded by the coding sequence GTGAAGACGTTCGAGGAGTTGTTCGCCGAGCTGCAGGCCAAGGCCGCTGCCGGCACCCCCGGCTCGGGCACCGTCGCCGCGCTGGACAAGGGGGTGCACTTCATCGGCAAGAAGGTCGTCGAGGAGGCCGCCGAGTCGTGGATGGCGGCCGAGCACGAGGGGCCGCAGCGGGCCGCCGAGGAGATCTCACAGCTGCTCTACCAGACCCAGGTGCTGATGCTGGCGGCCGGCCTGGAGCTCAAGGACGTCTACCGACATCTGTGA
- the hisG gene encoding ATP phosphoribosyltransferase — MLRVAVPNKGTLAEPAAQMLREAGYRQRRDPKDLVCRDEANEVEFFYLRPKDIATYVGSGDLDLGITGRDLLVDSGAPAEEVLDLAFGGATFRFAARPGTVADEKELGGHRIATAYPGVLRRYLDEHGLTADVIRLDGAVENAVRLGVADVVADVVSTGATLRQAGLEIIGEPLLRSSAIMVRRIAATGCPPADQMLRRLQGVLVARRYVMLTYDVPAGLLDRASALTPGIESPTVSPLHREGWVAVQAMVKRDDVHRMMDELYDLGARAILVTNLHACRL; from the coding sequence ATGCTGCGTGTCGCCGTACCCAACAAGGGCACCCTGGCCGAGCCGGCCGCCCAGATGCTGCGCGAGGCCGGCTACCGCCAGCGCCGCGACCCGAAGGACCTGGTCTGCCGGGACGAGGCCAACGAGGTCGAGTTCTTCTACCTGCGCCCCAAGGACATCGCCACCTACGTCGGCTCCGGCGACCTGGACCTCGGCATCACCGGCCGGGACCTGCTTGTCGACTCCGGGGCCCCCGCCGAGGAGGTCCTCGACCTGGCCTTCGGCGGAGCCACCTTCCGCTTCGCGGCCCGCCCGGGCACCGTCGCCGACGAGAAGGAGTTGGGCGGGCACCGGATCGCCACCGCCTACCCCGGGGTGCTGCGGCGCTACCTCGACGAGCACGGGTTGACCGCCGACGTGATCCGGCTGGACGGTGCGGTGGAGAACGCCGTCCGGCTCGGTGTCGCCGACGTCGTCGCCGACGTCGTCTCCACCGGCGCCACGCTGCGCCAGGCCGGTCTGGAGATCATCGGTGAGCCGTTGCTGCGTTCCTCGGCGATCATGGTCCGGCGGATCGCCGCCACCGGGTGCCCCCCGGCCGACCAGATGCTGCGTCGCCTGCAGGGGGTGCTGGTCGCCCGGCGCTACGTGATGCTCACCTACGACGTGCCGGCCGGTCTGCTCGACCGGGCCAGCGCGCTCACCCCGGGCATCGAGTCCCCGACGGTCTCCCCGCTGCACCGCGAGGGCTGGGTGGCGGTGCAGGCGATGGTCAAGCGCGACGACGTGCACCGGATGATGGACGAGCTGTACGACCTGGGCGCCCGGGCGATCCTGGTGACCAACCTGCACGCCTGCCGGCTGTGA
- a CDS encoding DMT family transporter, producing MRRPPTAVALTVAVLGGVAAAGQGTINAELGQRAGHPVLGAVVNNLGGTLLLLVGLLALPSMRAGLAALRRTRPPWWTYLGGLGGATIVVIVTYAVPVLGIAVFTIAQVAGGSLGGLAVDRAGLAPIGRIGLTGPRVAGAVLAVGAVALAQVGRPLGELAGMVVLLVVVGGAVVSLQAALNGRLAVASTTTASALVNFAVGTVVVLAVALAVGATTGAAGWPPVWYLYTGGLLGVCIVVALLVGVHAVGVLRAGLAVVTGQLTGALLLDLLLPGGEGLRWPVLVGAALTLAAVLVSGGRPGRRRPGGPRHPVSVASEARPGGDGRLVG from the coding sequence GTGAGGCGACCGCCGACCGCGGTGGCGTTGACCGTCGCCGTGCTCGGTGGGGTGGCCGCCGCCGGGCAGGGCACGATCAACGCCGAGCTCGGCCAGCGGGCCGGCCACCCGGTGCTCGGCGCGGTGGTCAACAACCTGGGCGGCACCCTGCTGTTGTTGGTGGGGCTGCTGGCCCTGCCGTCGATGCGCGCCGGGCTGGCGGCGCTGCGGCGTACCCGGCCGCCCTGGTGGACGTACCTGGGTGGGTTGGGTGGCGCGACGATCGTGGTGATCGTCACCTACGCCGTGCCGGTGCTCGGGATCGCCGTGTTCACCATCGCCCAGGTCGCCGGCGGCAGCCTCGGCGGGCTCGCGGTGGACCGGGCCGGGTTGGCCCCGATCGGGCGGATCGGGCTGACCGGTCCCCGCGTCGCCGGGGCCGTGTTGGCGGTGGGCGCGGTCGCGTTGGCCCAGGTCGGCCGACCGCTCGGTGAGCTGGCCGGCATGGTGGTGCTGCTGGTGGTCGTCGGTGGCGCGGTGGTGTCGCTGCAGGCCGCCCTCAACGGTCGGCTCGCCGTGGCCAGCACCACCACCGCGAGCGCCCTGGTCAACTTCGCGGTGGGCACCGTCGTGGTGCTGGCCGTCGCGCTGGCCGTCGGTGCCACCACCGGGGCGGCGGGCTGGCCGCCGGTCTGGTACCTCTACACCGGCGGGCTGCTCGGGGTGTGCATCGTGGTCGCCCTGCTGGTCGGGGTGCACGCCGTCGGGGTGCTGCGGGCCGGTCTGGCCGTGGTCACCGGTCAGCTCACCGGTGCCCTGCTGCTGGACCTGCTGCTGCCCGGCGGGGAGGGGCTGCGGTGGCCGGTGCTGGTCGGCGCGGCCCTGACCCTGGCAGCGGTGCTGGTCTCCGGCGGTCGGCCCGGCCGGCGGCGGCCCGGTGGCCCCCGACACCCGGTCTCGGTGGCCTCCGAAGCGCGCCCGGGCGGCGATGGCAGACTGGTGGGGTGA
- a CDS encoding PH domain-containing protein, with the protein MVTLRPRRIRVVCWGSAIALVLVFSLIATSLQGPTGDGYGTFQRGDQFAMVGLGVLGALAILLFTRPRVQADAWGVRVRNLIGSYELPWEVVRGVRFDRGAPWASLELHDDDLLPMVALQAADKDLAVEGVRALRRLHQAHHATPARP; encoded by the coding sequence ATGGTGACCCTGCGACCCCGCCGTATCCGGGTGGTCTGCTGGGGCTCGGCGATCGCGCTGGTCCTGGTGTTCAGTCTGATCGCGACCTCGTTGCAGGGTCCGACCGGTGACGGTTACGGCACCTTCCAGCGCGGCGACCAGTTCGCCATGGTCGGCCTGGGGGTGCTCGGCGCCCTCGCGATCCTGCTCTTCACCCGGCCCCGGGTGCAGGCGGACGCCTGGGGTGTGCGGGTGCGCAACCTGATCGGCTCCTACGAGCTGCCCTGGGAGGTCGTCCGTGGGGTCCGGTTCGACCGGGGCGCGCCCTGGGCCAGCCTGGAGCTGCACGACGACGACCTGCTGCCGATGGTCGCCCTGCAGGCCGCCGACAAGGACCTGGCCGTCGAGGGGGTACGCGCGCTGCGCCGCCTGCACCAGGCCCACCACGCCACCCCGGCCCGCCCCTGA
- the infC gene encoding translation initiation factor IF-3: MNEQIRAREVRLVGPEGEQVGIVPLERALQLAADVDLDLVEVAPMARPPVCKLMDFGKFKYESALKAREARRNQQQTVIKEMKLRPKIDPHDYETKKGHVVRFLKAGDKVKVTIMFRGREQSRPELGYRLLRRLESEITELGYVEAAPKQDGRNMIMVLAPHRAVKASAVAATASRGGPRDRAAEDSAAPAAGETPAAGETAVAGETGTTADTSGQ, from the coding sequence GTGAACGAGCAGATCCGGGCACGTGAGGTCCGACTGGTCGGCCCCGAGGGTGAGCAGGTGGGCATCGTCCCACTGGAGCGCGCCCTTCAGCTGGCCGCGGACGTCGATCTGGACCTGGTCGAGGTTGCGCCTATGGCCCGCCCGCCGGTGTGCAAGCTCATGGACTTCGGCAAGTTCAAGTACGAGAGCGCACTCAAGGCCCGCGAGGCACGGCGTAACCAGCAGCAGACCGTCATCAAGGAGATGAAGCTCCGGCCGAAGATCGACCCGCACGACTACGAGACCAAGAAGGGTCACGTGGTGCGGTTCCTCAAGGCCGGCGACAAGGTCAAGGTGACGATCATGTTCCGCGGTCGCGAGCAGAGTCGCCCGGAGCTGGGTTACCGGCTCCTGCGTCGACTCGAGTCCGAGATCACGGAGCTGGGATACGTCGAGGCCGCCCCGAAGCAGGACGGCCGAAACATGATCATGGTTCTCGCACCGCACCGGGCCGTCAAGGCCTCCGCGGTCGCCGCGACGGCGTCCCGTGGCGGCCCTCGCGACCGGGCCGCGGAGGATTCCGCAGCACCGGCGGCTGGCGAGACCCCGGCGGCCGGCGAGACCGCAGTAGCCGGCGAGACCGGCACGACCGCCGACACCAGCGGTCAGTAA
- the rpmI gene encoding 50S ribosomal protein L35, whose translation MPKMKSHTGMGKRVKVTGKGKIVAQQAGLRHNLEKKASTRTRRLTGTVELAKADVKRIKKLLGR comes from the coding sequence ATGCCGAAGATGAAGAGCCACACGGGTATGGGCAAGCGGGTCAAGGTGACCGGCAAGGGCAAGATCGTTGCCCAGCAGGCCGGGCTGCGCCACAACCTGGAGAAGAAGGCCTCCACCCGGACCCGCCGGTTGACCGGCACGGTCGAGCTGGCCAAGGCTGACGTCAAGCGCATCAAGAAGCTGCTCGGCCGCTGA
- the rplT gene encoding 50S ribosomal protein L20, with translation MARVKRAVNAQKKRRTLLETASGYRGQRSRLYRKAKEQVLHSMQYAYRDRRDRKGDFRQLWITRINAGARANGMTYNRLIQGLKLAGVEVDRKILADLAVHDATAFAAIVEVARAAVAAEGTGGAAAQAA, from the coding sequence ATGGCACGCGTCAAGCGGGCTGTGAACGCCCAGAAGAAGCGCCGTACCCTGCTGGAGACCGCCAGTGGCTACCGCGGTCAGCGCTCCCGGCTGTACCGCAAGGCCAAGGAGCAGGTGCTGCACTCGATGCAGTACGCCTACCGGGACCGTCGCGACCGCAAGGGCGACTTCCGGCAGCTGTGGATCACCCGGATCAACGCCGGCGCCCGCGCCAACGGGATGACCTACAACCGGCTGATCCAGGGCCTGAAGCTAGCCGGCGTCGAGGTGGACCGCAAGATCCTCGCCGATCTCGCCGTCCACGACGCCACGGCGTTCGCCGCCATCGTCGAGGTGGCCCGCGCGGCCGTCGCCGCCGAGGGCACCGGTGGCGCCGCGGCCCAGGCCGCCTGA
- a CDS encoding TrmH family RNA methyltransferase produces MRSPSQGRRLDVVPDTTLFTPRTPRVVAARRLHRRRDRDSAGRFLAEGPQAVREALAVPDVVTELFGTPGALERHADLTGLATVAGVPVSPVTDEALAALTDTVAPQGLVALCRHLDVPLTQALSAAPRLVAVLAGIRDPGNAGTVLRTADAAGARAVVFAGAAVDPYNGKCVRASAGSLFHVDVVRAADPVEVVAALRAAGLRVLATTGYGDTDLDDLADAGTLAAPTAWLFGSEAHGLPEELTAAADARVRVPLHGRAESLNLAAAAAVCLYASARALR; encoded by the coding sequence ATGCGGTCACCGTCGCAGGGGAGGCGCCTTGACGTCGTACCGGACACCACGCTGTTCACCCCACGCACGCCGCGGGTGGTCGCGGCCCGTCGGCTGCACCGCCGCCGGGACCGCGACAGCGCCGGCCGGTTCCTCGCCGAGGGCCCGCAGGCGGTCCGCGAGGCCCTGGCCGTCCCCGACGTGGTCACCGAACTCTTCGGTACGCCCGGCGCGCTGGAACGCCACGCCGACCTGACCGGGCTGGCCACCGTCGCCGGGGTGCCGGTCTCCCCGGTCACCGACGAGGCGCTCGCCGCCCTCACCGACACCGTCGCCCCGCAGGGCCTGGTGGCGCTCTGCCGGCACCTGGACGTGCCGCTGACCCAGGCCCTGAGCGCCGCGCCCCGCCTGGTCGCGGTGCTGGCCGGGATCCGCGATCCGGGCAACGCCGGCACCGTGCTGCGTACCGCCGACGCTGCCGGGGCCCGCGCGGTGGTCTTCGCCGGCGCGGCCGTCGACCCGTACAACGGCAAGTGCGTGCGCGCCTCCGCCGGCAGCCTGTTCCACGTCGACGTGGTCCGCGCCGCCGACCCGGTCGAGGTGGTCGCCGCGCTGCGGGCCGCCGGGCTGCGGGTGCTGGCCACCACCGGGTACGGCGACACCGACCTGGACGACCTCGCCGACGCCGGTACGCTGGCCGCCCCGACCGCCTGGCTGTTCGGCTCGGAGGCGCACGGCCTGCCCGAGGAGTTGACCGCCGCCGCCGACGCCCGGGTCCGGGTGCCGCTGCACGGGCGCGCGGAGAGCCTCAACCTGGCTGCGGCAGCCGCCGTCTGCCTGTACGCTTCCGCCAGAGCACTGCGCTGA
- the pheS gene encoding phenylalanine--tRNA ligase subunit alpha, whose amino-acid sequence MSYRNDPYDPKQVALLDPAALAEAVADAEKTFADAADPDALTALRPAHLGDRSPVSLARREIGALPPAAKSDAGKRVNEARRAIEAAYAARAELLEREQAARVLVTERVDVTLPYDRRPRGARHPVSVLMERVSDFFVGMGYEVAEGPEVELEWTNFDALNIPADHPARGLMDTFHVAPEGSGLVLRTHTSPVQARTMLTRKPPIYVVVPGRVYRTDELDATHAPVFHQVEGLVVDKGITMAHLRGTLDHFARAMFGADARTRFRPHYFPFTEPSAEFDVWFPEHRKGPQWVEWGGCGMVNPRVLRACGIDPEVYSGFAFGMGIDRTVMFRHGVADMRDMIEGDVRFTRAFGAGA is encoded by the coding sequence ATGAGCTACCGCAACGATCCGTACGACCCGAAGCAGGTCGCCCTGCTCGACCCGGCCGCCCTGGCCGAGGCCGTCGCGGACGCCGAGAAGACGTTCGCCGACGCCGCCGACCCCGACGCGCTGACCGCGCTGCGCCCCGCGCACCTGGGCGACCGGTCGCCGGTGTCGCTGGCCCGCCGGGAGATCGGCGCGCTGCCGCCGGCGGCCAAGTCCGACGCCGGCAAACGGGTGAACGAGGCCCGCCGCGCCATCGAGGCCGCCTACGCCGCCCGCGCCGAACTGCTGGAGCGGGAGCAGGCCGCGCGGGTGCTGGTCACCGAGCGGGTCGACGTGACGCTGCCGTACGACCGGCGGCCCCGCGGAGCCCGCCACCCGGTCAGTGTCCTGATGGAACGGGTGAGCGACTTCTTCGTCGGGATGGGCTACGAGGTGGCCGAGGGGCCCGAGGTCGAGCTGGAGTGGACCAACTTCGACGCGCTCAACATCCCCGCCGACCACCCGGCCCGGGGCCTGATGGACACCTTCCACGTCGCGCCCGAGGGCTCCGGCCTGGTGTTGCGGACCCACACCTCGCCGGTGCAGGCGCGCACCATGCTCACCCGCAAGCCGCCGATCTACGTGGTGGTGCCCGGCCGGGTCTACCGCACCGACGAGTTGGACGCCACCCACGCCCCGGTCTTCCACCAGGTCGAGGGGCTGGTGGTCGACAAGGGCATCACCATGGCCCACCTGCGGGGCACCCTGGACCACTTCGCCCGCGCCATGTTCGGCGCGGACGCCAGGACCCGCTTCCGGCCGCACTACTTCCCGTTCACCGAGCCGTCGGCCGAGTTCGACGTCTGGTTCCCCGAGCACCGCAAGGGGCCGCAGTGGGTCGAGTGGGGCGGCTGCGGCATGGTCAACCCCCGGGTGCTGCGGGCCTGCGGGATCGACCCGGAGGTCTACTCCGGATTCGCCTTCGGCATGGGCATCGACCGCACCGTGATGTTCCGGCACGGGGTCGCCGACATGCGGGACATGATCGAGGGCGACGTGCGGTTCACCCGCGCGTTCGGGGCCGGGGCGTAG
- the pheT gene encoding phenylalanine--tRNA ligase subunit beta produces MRVSVSWLREYVDLPTDLSTGDLEQALVDLGIEVDAVTDLRESVTGSLVVGEVVEIEELTGFKKPIRFCRVDVGAANGTGEPQEIVCGARNFAPGDRVVVILPGGVLPGDFAIGARKTYGRNSHGMICSAKELGLGDDHDGIIVLPADTAAKPGDDARPVVGLDEVVLELEVTPDRGYALSVRGLARELSLALGVPFHDPGLAAAPGATAEPAYPVVVRDTVGCDRFAARLVRGVDPTAPTPGWMQRRLTVAGIRSISLPVDITNYVMLELGQPMHAFDVDRITGPLVVRRAEPGEKLTTLDGVSRVLTAEDMVICDAGLPSPVAGDGGTPISLAAVMGGETSEVIASTTDVLFEAAHWDPAMVGRTARRHKLFSEAAKRWERGVDPALPLVAIDRAVRLLTEHGGGTAGAELLDLDHVAARTPVVLPADLPSRRVGVDYPTERVVTILEQIGCAVTRGTDRLAEDPGDAGVPAGGADVLTVLPPTWRPDLTDPADLVEEVVRLDGYDRVPSVLPTAPPGRGLTWPQRRRRSVARSLAEQGYVEVLSQPFVGPQLADQLGLGADDPRRPAVRLANPLSEQEPQLRTTLLGPLLDAVRRNLGRGQRDLALYEIGLVFHPRTGAGAPPAMGVDRRPTDEEFAAADAVVPAQPQHVAVVLTGDVEPVGWWGAGRPAGWADAVEAGRIVLAAAEIPADRIEVRAAEHAPWHPGRCAELLVDGTVVGYAGELHPAVLAGLELPRRTCAMELDLDALPTAAAVAAPTVSGFPPALIDVAVVLDDQVPAAKVEQALIEGAGELLESVRLFDVYASEQLGAGRRSLAYKLTFRAPDRTLTVEEAVAARDAAVARAATLYGATLR; encoded by the coding sequence ATGCGAGTTTCTGTCAGCTGGTTGCGGGAGTACGTCGACCTCCCCACCGACCTGTCCACCGGCGACCTGGAGCAGGCCCTGGTCGACCTCGGCATCGAGGTTGACGCCGTCACCGACCTGCGGGAGTCGGTCACCGGGTCGCTGGTGGTCGGCGAGGTCGTCGAGATCGAGGAGCTCACCGGCTTCAAGAAGCCGATCCGGTTCTGCCGGGTCGACGTCGGCGCCGCCAACGGCACCGGCGAGCCGCAGGAGATCGTCTGCGGGGCGCGCAACTTCGCCCCCGGCGACCGGGTGGTGGTCATCCTGCCCGGCGGGGTGCTGCCCGGTGACTTCGCCATCGGGGCCCGCAAGACCTACGGGCGCAACTCCCACGGGATGATCTGCTCGGCCAAGGAGCTGGGCCTCGGTGACGACCACGACGGCATCATCGTGCTGCCCGCCGACACCGCCGCCAAGCCCGGCGACGACGCCCGTCCGGTGGTCGGCCTCGACGAGGTGGTCCTGGAGCTGGAGGTCACCCCCGACCGGGGGTACGCCCTCAGCGTGCGCGGCCTGGCCCGGGAGCTGTCCCTGGCCCTCGGGGTGCCGTTCCACGACCCGGGGCTGGCCGCGGCCCCCGGCGCGACCGCCGAACCGGCGTACCCGGTGGTGGTGCGGGACACCGTCGGCTGCGACCGGTTCGCCGCCCGGCTGGTCCGCGGCGTCGACCCGACCGCGCCGACCCCCGGGTGGATGCAGCGGCGGCTCACCGTCGCCGGCATCCGCAGCATCTCGCTGCCGGTCGACATCACCAACTACGTGATGCTGGAACTGGGCCAGCCGATGCACGCCTTCGACGTCGACCGGATCACCGGGCCGCTGGTGGTCCGCCGGGCCGAGCCGGGCGAGAAGCTGACCACCCTGGACGGTGTCAGCCGGGTGCTGACCGCCGAGGACATGGTGATCTGCGACGCCGGACTACCCAGCCCGGTCGCCGGTGACGGCGGGACGCCGATCTCACTGGCCGCGGTGATGGGCGGCGAGACCAGCGAGGTGATCGCCTCCACCACCGACGTGCTCTTCGAGGCCGCGCACTGGGACCCGGCGATGGTCGGGCGGACCGCCCGCCGGCACAAGCTGTTCAGCGAGGCCGCCAAGCGCTGGGAACGGGGCGTCGACCCGGCGCTGCCGCTGGTCGCCATCGACCGGGCGGTCCGGCTGCTCACCGAGCACGGCGGCGGCACCGCCGGCGCGGAACTTCTCGACCTCGACCACGTCGCGGCGCGTACCCCGGTGGTCCTGCCGGCGGACCTGCCCAGCCGGCGGGTCGGGGTGGACTACCCGACCGAGCGGGTGGTGACGATCCTGGAGCAGATCGGCTGCGCCGTCACCCGGGGCACCGACCGGCTCGCCGAGGACCCGGGCGACGCCGGCGTGCCGGCCGGCGGCGCTGACGTGCTCACCGTCCTCCCGCCGACCTGGCGGCCCGACCTGACCGACCCGGCCGACCTGGTCGAGGAGGTGGTCCGCCTCGACGGGTACGACCGGGTGCCGTCGGTGCTGCCCACCGCACCGCCCGGACGAGGGCTTACCTGGCCGCAGCGCCGCCGACGGTCGGTCGCCCGGTCGCTTGCCGAACAGGGCTACGTCGAGGTGCTCAGCCAACCGTTCGTCGGCCCGCAACTCGCCGACCAGCTCGGCCTGGGCGCCGACGATCCGCGTCGCCCCGCCGTCCGACTGGCCAACCCGCTGTCAGAACAGGAGCCGCAGCTGCGCACCACGCTGCTCGGCCCGCTGCTCGACGCGGTCCGCCGCAACCTCGGCCGGGGGCAGCGCGACCTCGCCCTCTACGAGATCGGCCTGGTCTTCCACCCCCGTACGGGCGCCGGCGCCCCGCCGGCCATGGGCGTGGACCGGCGGCCCACCGACGAGGAGTTCGCCGCCGCCGACGCGGTGGTGCCGGCGCAACCCCAGCACGTCGCCGTCGTGCTCACCGGCGACGTCGAACCCGTCGGCTGGTGGGGTGCCGGCCGACCGGCCGGCTGGGCCGACGCCGTCGAGGCCGGCCGGATCGTGCTGGCCGCCGCCGAGATCCCCGCCGACCGGATCGAGGTACGCGCCGCCGAGCACGCCCCCTGGCACCCGGGCCGCTGCGCCGAACTGCTCGTCGACGGCACCGTCGTCGGGTACGCCGGCGAACTGCACCCGGCGGTGCTCGCCGGCCTGGAACTGCCCCGGCGTACCTGCGCCATGGAACTGGACCTGGACGCGCTGCCGACCGCGGCAGCCGTCGCCGCGCCCACCGTCTCCGGTTTCCCGCCGGCCCTGATCGACGTGGCGGTGGTCCTCGACGACCAGGTCCCGGCGGCCAAGGTCGAGCAGGCGTTGATCGAGGGGGCGGGTGAGCTGCTGGAAAGCGTCCGCCTCTTCGACGTGTACGCCTCGGAGCAGCTGGGCGCGGGCCGACGCTCGTTGGCGTACAAGCTCACCTTCCGTGCCCCCGACCGCACCCTGACCGTCGAGGAGGCCGTCGCCGCCCGCGACGCCGCCGTGGCCCGCGCCGCCACCCTCTACGGCGCCACCCTCCGCTGA
- a CDS encoding Crp/Fnr family transcriptional regulator — translation MTIDVTELLLATGWPPAQILGVVALQALLGAALRSGQLRYARGRLLFDGSHRTEGAKLSMRRGEPSAQDWPTGTFLRRLDPAVRRALLDLGVHRTVRNGQILIHEGIQESHLILLEAGLTKVTAALPDGRSALLSLRVGGDLIGEMSALNDKPRSATVTTCGPTRYRVIPRERFSHFLREHPQAALELAAMVSDRLRWSNRRRIDFTSYGVSVRVARVIAELSRTHGRSSRDGVIIDVRLTQPELATICGAAETTIQKALRELRADGLIDIGYRRITVRDLAGLRQLGQLDPEDG, via the coding sequence ATGACGATCGACGTGACCGAGTTGCTTCTGGCCACGGGGTGGCCACCCGCCCAGATCCTCGGGGTGGTGGCGTTGCAGGCGCTCCTCGGTGCCGCCCTGAGAAGCGGACAGTTGCGCTACGCGCGAGGGCGACTACTCTTCGACGGATCTCATCGAACCGAAGGGGCAAAGTTGTCGATGCGGCGAGGCGAACCGTCGGCACAGGATTGGCCGACCGGGACATTCCTGCGGCGATTGGATCCGGCAGTCCGACGCGCCCTGCTCGACCTGGGGGTACACCGCACGGTCCGCAACGGACAAATCCTGATCCATGAGGGAATACAGGAGTCTCACCTGATACTGCTGGAGGCGGGCCTGACCAAGGTGACGGCGGCGCTGCCCGACGGGCGGTCCGCGCTGCTGTCGCTGCGGGTCGGGGGCGACCTCATCGGCGAGATGTCCGCTCTCAATGACAAGCCCCGGTCCGCCACCGTGACCACCTGCGGCCCCACCCGCTACCGGGTCATCCCGCGAGAACGCTTCAGCCACTTCCTGCGTGAGCATCCGCAGGCGGCTCTGGAACTCGCGGCCATGGTCTCCGACCGGCTCCGCTGGTCGAACCGACGCCGGATCGACTTCACCTCGTACGGGGTGTCCGTCCGGGTGGCCCGGGTCATCGCCGAGCTGTCCCGTACCCATGGCCGGAGCAGCCGCGACGGGGTCATCATCGACGTGCGCCTGACCCAGCCCGAGCTGGCCACCATCTGCGGTGCGGCGGAGACCACCATCCAGAAGGCGCTGCGGGAACTCCGCGCCGACGGCCTGATCGACATCGGCTACCGGCGGATCACCGTACGGGACCTCGCCGGCCTGCGTCAGTTGGGCCAGCTTGACCCCGAGGACGGTTAG